The genomic stretch GCAAGGCCGCGCGATCCGGGTCATCCAAGGCAATCTGCAAGGCCAGACATTCCGCGAGGTTTCTGGCAAACAGCCCGGCAGGCTCTGCCGTTTGCAATTTGCGCAAGACGGCGTGGACCGGCTGTTCATCCAGACCCAGATTGCTGGCCAGCACAGACAGCGGGACCGACAACCAGCCCGACGGCTCGACATGGCTGGCGATTGCATAGCCGATGGCGCGTTCAGCCTGTTCTGTCAAAATATCGTCAACCTGCGCGAAAAGCTGGGCAGCGAAACCTTGCGTTGAGGTATCGGCCAACAGGCTGATCGGATCAAAAGACGGGTCGCGCTGCGATGCGCTGATCAGGGGCGGCGTCGCAATGCGTATTTGCGGCAGCTCGACCTCTACAAACGGATTTTCTTCGGCAATCTTTTCGACGTAGTTCGACAGCTCGATATTATTGAAAAGCAGCAGTTTTATCGCCTGCTGAAGCTGCGGCGTAAAAACAAGCGACTGCTTTTGCGCAAGATGCGCATTGGGGGACATATACAACATGAGGAAACTTTTCTCTTTTTGTTAATACTAAATTAACGAAGAATAATTTCTGCGGGGACTATCTTTCAGACAGAATGAACCTCTTTCGGTCATTCTTGTCGGATTGGCCTGAAAATTGCTCTATTGGGCATATACGCGATGCGGTCAGCCTATGCGCATCGGATTTTCAGGCGATTTCTTATCGACGAAACCAAGATTTTGCATTCGCCCCGCCAGCCTGGCGCGCAATTCCATCAAATCACCCGTCACGATGGCCTGTCAGAATCATCAGCCCGCGTTGCCAGATATTCCGCAACGCTTTTCACGATCGCGATGATCCCGAATCCCGCCACAAAACAGATCGACAGGGTCAATGGACCCAGCCCTTGCAAGATCGCAAAAGTGCCGGGCGCGATTAACTGCAGGATGCCAACCCCAGCAGCCGCAATCAAAAACAGCCGGATCACCTGACAGCGCTGGCAGGGTTGCTTGGCTGATCGAGGCCGCCGTTGACGCGAATTCGGTGTCGATTCCGACATCTCTGAACTATCTGTCTCTGTCTTCATCGCTCACACAATCTCGACATCAATGGCCAGCCCGTCTGCCTTTTCCCTGCTCGTGAACTTGAATTGCAATTTGTCATTGAAATCCAACGCGACCGCCTGAGCATTATGTTCGTCACTGGCCGCAAAAACCATCCGCCGCCGCATGCCTTCTCTTTGCATCGACGAAAGCCCAAGTGGGACCTGCCTTATGCCAACATAGACACACATGAAAAAATACATCAGCAGACCCAAGAATTGATGGACCACGAATGCTGTCATAATCGCACAGGTAAAGGCCGCCAGCTGTTCCCACAAACGACGCGAAATCAGCCATAAAGGCGGGAAGATCATGGCCAGAAATGATTTGCGCATCTCGAACACATCGGCCGCATTTTCACCATCCGCCAGAATTACATAATTGCTCAGCGTTCGGATATAGGCGATGGACATCGCAGTTTTGAAATCACGAAAGGCCTGCGCCTCTTCTCCGGCCAGAATAATCGAATCCTTGGGAAAGGGTTTTGACACGAAAACAGAAAACATTTTCTGGTCGCGCACGATCGTCGCCAGAACAGGGCGTCCCGTTCTTTCAATCGCGGTCCTGACCGTGGCTTCGATAGATCCGATCTGCGACCAATGTTTGCCATTCACCGCGATCACAACATCATCGTTTTGCAGAAAATAATCCCGCTGCAAACCCGTCCCTTTGACCTTGACCAGTTTCAGCGGTCCGGGCGCTGCGACCTCGACAATTTTTTCTTCGGGCGGGCTGCTTACAGCCATCACGGAAACTTAATAATATCAGGGTCTTGCCGGGCTTGCGATGGGCTGGCACCCGATGTCGATGCGCCCGCCTGCAGCCTGTTGATCCGCTGCGCGATTTCCTGAAGACGCGTTTCCATCTGTTCTTTGATCGCGACCAATTCTTCTGCGCCCGCGCTATTGCCTGCGGCATCAGCCGCCTGGGATAGATCGGTGATCATATCGGTAATCGTCTCTGATTGCGCCGTGAATGTATCACGCATCACCGTGGATACATTCATTGCCAACTCTCCGTTTAATGTCGCTATTCTGTCGCCGATGTCCTGCGCCAGCGTCTCTGACCGCATTTGCGCCGCTTCCAGCGTATCAAACGCGGCCAGCATATCATTCATCGCCGCCAATTCGGATCGCAACGCGGAGGTATCATCCAAGGCCTGCGCCGCGACAGAAACCCTTTCGTTCAAGACGGTCAATTCATCACGCAACCGCGCCATCTGTGAATCGAGCGCGACAATGGGAACCAATTTGTCGTCCATCGTGGACACGTTTTCAGCCAGAATGGTCAGCAATTCGGTATTGGTCGCGCTCAGCCGTTCCAAACCGGACGCCGACCTTTGCCAGATCGTCGCCATTAGCAATATCGCTAAAACCGCGACGCCGCCGCCAGCCATCAAGGCCATGCGTGACATCTTTTCCAACCGCTGCGCGGCGGTCACCGTTTGTTCGAATTGCGCCGAGATCCGCTCGAATTCGGCGGTCACATCCATTGACGCTTCGGCCGCATCAAGAGCGATCTGAATGCTCTGATCGAGATCCGGGCTATCGGCAGTCTTGGGGGAACGTGCGGCCATGTTTCGGTTTCCTGCTACTTAGATTTGCGCACAATGGGCGCTTTAGGGGTGTAGAATGCACATTCTGTGCCAGTTGTCTGAAGAACGACCCGCGCTGGCAATTCTTTGGATTTGAAACCAAAGCGATCGCATTTCCACGGGTTTTGCCGCTGATAGGTCACGCCTAAATACTGGCAGTCACCACAAATCATGCGCGGTGGTTTGTTGTTTGCTGTCATTTGCGAAATTGCCTGACCCAGCGCCAAAGATTATGCAGATGAAACCGCAGCGCACCCGCCAGCGCCAGCAAACCGCACAGACCGATCATCACGGCGTAACCTGTCGCGCCCTCCTCTTGGTAAAGGCGCGCCTCGCCTACAAAGTAAACACCGGAAATAGCCA from Yoonia vestfoldensis encodes the following:
- a CDS encoding disulfide bond formation protein B, with the protein product MKTETDSSEMSESTPNSRQRRPRSAKQPCQRCQVIRLFLIAAAGVGILQLIAPGTFAILQGLGPLTLSICFVAGFGIIAIVKSVAEYLATRADDSDRPS
- a CDS encoding DUF2628 domain-containing protein; the encoded protein is MAVSSPPEEKIVEVAAPGPLKLVKVKGTGLQRDYFLQNDDVVIAVNGKHWSQIGSIEATVRTAIERTGRPVLATIVRDQKMFSVFVSKPFPKDSIILAGEEAQAFRDFKTAMSIAYIRTLSNYVILADGENAADVFEMRKSFLAMIFPPLWLISRRLWEQLAAFTCAIMTAFVVHQFLGLLMYFFMCVYVGIRQVPLGLSSMQREGMRRRMVFAASDEHNAQAVALDFNDKLQFKFTSREKADGLAIDVEIV